A stretch of the Clostridiales bacterium genome encodes the following:
- a CDS encoding RNA polymerase sigma factor, with protein sequence MFQAEVRRIEKLLYRVAWSYMGNNADVEDAVQDALIRAWEKRDTLRDLKQFRPWMARILTNRCRDMLRKRKKWSFIPLEDAAAQEVEPPEPDSPVLEAVGKLKPELRTLVTLHYVDGYSIQEMAEALGIPENTVKTRMRSARRQLGRTILLERGAE encoded by the coding sequence ATGTTTCAAGCGGAAGTCAGGCGGATTGAGAAGCTGCTTTACCGCGTCGCGTGGTCCTATATGGGCAATAACGCGGATGTGGAGGACGCGGTACAGGATGCATTGATCAGGGCCTGGGAAAAGAGGGACACGCTGCGGGACCTGAAGCAGTTCAGGCCGTGGATGGCGCGGATCCTCACCAACCGGTGCCGGGACATGCTGCGAAAACGCAAAAAATGGAGCTTCATCCCCCTGGAGGACGCTGCCGCACAGGAAGTGGAACCGCCGGAACCGGATTCGCCGGTGCTGGAGGCGGTGGGGAAGCTGAAGCCGGAGCTGAGGACCCTGGTGACGCTTCATTATGTGGACGGATACTCCATACAGGAAATGGCGGAGGCCCTGGGAATTCCGGAGAACACCGTCAAAACCCGTATGAGGAGCGCACGGAGACAGCTGGGCAGGACCATTCTCCTGGAAAGGGGGGCAGAATGA